From Paenibacillus graminis:
GACTGCCGGAGAGCTTGCGGAAATAAGAGAACCGGTTAACACAGGCAGGGTAGCAGAGGTTTCACCGGCAGTTAAGGTAAGGGAAGCGGTAGTTTTATTCCACGCCAACTGAAGGCCAAGGGTTTGGCTGATGAGGGACAAGGGGACATAGGTTGTCCCATTGCTGCTGAAAGGCCGCTCACTCAGCTTAACGGACTTGCTGCCTACGGAGGCCCCCGCTTGGCCTGAAGCAAGTACTATAGTCGTCCCGTTTTTGGAGATGGTAATGTCTTTGCCGGTTTGGCCGCCCATGCCTGCCTGAATACCGGCAAAACCGTTCAGGAACCTTAGCGGAATGAAGGAGTGGTTGTCTTTGTCGACATAGACAGCGGTTTTGGGTGCCGCAGCGGCTGCGGCGCTGGCGGGTAGAGCAGGGAGTGCAGTGAGCATGAGAATGAAAACGAGGGTAAGAATGGACAGCTTTTTCATAATAAACAGTAATCTCCTTTGAAGTATGATACTTATCCGTTGTAGAGTAACGGACATAGAAACGAGGCCTCTTTGAGAGGACAGCATGAAAAATAGGGATGGAGTATGCCGGGTTCCGGCAAACAAGCCCATATCATCATATAACCAGGCAGAAGTACCGTCAATGATTCACATCGTACGACTAACACATTCTTTAGGATTCCGCGGCGTCTGCATGCATCAGCTGCAGCGATGGTTTATAATCTACAGAATACTATACACAATGAATAAAGGTGGGCAGCCCAATGACAACCATAGGCTTGATTCGGCACGGCAGCACAGCATGGAATAAAGAAGGCCGGATTCAGGGGCATACCGATAATCCGCTTGATGAGGAGGGGCTGCGGCAGGCAGCGGCCATCGCCGAACGCCTGAGCGGGGAACAGTGGGATTACATCTATTCAAGCGATTTGCTGAGAGCGGTACAGACAGCAGAGGTGATCTCGAAGCGCCTCGGTATTCCGATTGCGGGGCAGGTACCGGGGATTCGCGAGATGAACGGCGGTCTGATTGAAGGCACCACAGAAGACGAACGTGTGCAGCGCTGGGGCAGCGGATGGAAGAGCATGGATATGGGGCTGGAAAGCGACGAATCGGGCCAGCAGAGAGGCAGCAGGGCCATCGAGGAAATTGCGGCACGGCATCCCGGCAAAAGAATCCTCATCGTCAGCCACGGCGCCATTCTGCGCAGCAGCCTGAGAAAACTGGTCCCGGGCCTCGATGTGGGAGAGCTGCTCAAAAACACCTCGATCACCCACATCGTCAAGGACGACAGCGGCTGGACCTGTGCACTGTACAACTGCGTGTCACATATGGAAGCAGAACGCTGAACGGTATGCACCGGGCAGTCCGGGCAAGGCTATGAGCCGCCGGAAATGAATGCCCCCAGGGCGGAGCTGCTGGCGGCTTGCCCGGCTGGCCGTCGGCGGACCAATGAAAGGTAGAAATACCTCGAATTGGCGCGCATGGCCGCTGGCGGATAAATGAAAGGTAGAAATACCTTTGAATTTGGCACGCATGGCCGCTGGCGGACCAATGAAATCAAGGATATCAATTCCTCCACTAATGGACGGGTTTTTGCGGATCGGTCATTAGGCTAGTTGGAAAAAGGGAGCTTATTTCTCCCCAAATTCAACAATTGTGACTTTTAAGTGGAAAAAGGAAACCTAATTGGGCTGAATTACCTTTTTTTGGAGCAAAATGAGCCCAATTAGTTACCCCTTTTCCACTTAGCTTGCAGATCACGAGGTGTTAGAGCGGATTAGTTACCCCTTTTCCACTTAGCTTGCAGATCACGAGGTGCCAGAGCCGAATTAGTTAACCGTTCCACTTGAAAAGTGTGGCAGGATTCATGGAGGGGCCTCTAAGGAACGCTGAACTGAAATCCAAAACGGCTGCGTTGTCCAGTGAAGGACGGTGCAGCCGTTTTGTTCTTATTTAGGAAATTGTGATTTCCCTTTCTTGTGCACTTAGCGTGCTGCATCAGCTTCCAAAACATCCCATGCAGGAAGAAGGTCATGCTGCCGATAATAAGCATAATAATGCTAAGCATAATGCTGGTGATGTCGGCCCTTCATCATGATTGTTCAAAGTGGTGTTCAGATATTGTTCAGTGTATTATTGTACAGTACAGCTTCAGAGTGCGAAACTACTCACACGCAAAAGGGAGTGCTAGTAAACGATGGAAGCCCGAAATTATATCCTGGCCTTATCGTCGGTGCTCATAGCAGCATTGACCGTCTATAGTATTTTTTATCTGTCCCCAAAATTCGGCGGCAAAAGTCAAAAAGCCCGCGCAATACGCGCGGTCTTCATGATCCTTGTTGCAGGCGCCGGAATGGGTGTCATGCATCTGCTAGGGATGCAGACCCTCTCGGAATATGCCCCTGATAATGAGAGCCTGTTCCTTCCGCTCACCCTTTATATTCTGACGCTGGCGGGGATGCTGTATCTGTTCTCCCGGCTGCACCAGTTCCTGGCGGAACGGGAGCAGTTGAAGGAACTGGCCTACCGAGATTCCTTGACCGGTCTTTTGAACAAGAACGGCATGGATCACTTCTGGGACCATTGCAAGCCTAACGAGCAGCTCGCAGTGCTGTTTCTGGATCTGAACCGCTTCAAAGCCATCAACGACACGCTTGGACATCATGTAGGCGATTTGCTGCTTAGGGCAGTCGGTACCACGCTGAGCCAATTCTCCAGCAAAGGCAAGCGGCATATCTTCCGCATTGGCGGGGATGAATTCGTGATCATCGCCAAGCGCTGCAGCCGCAAGGATGCGGAACAGCTGGCGCTGCAGATTCTGGAGAAGACGACCCGGAATTATAAGCTGGAGAAACATGAGTTGTTTGTTTCAGCGAGCATCGGCATTACCATGAGCCATGGCAGAATCGACCGCCAGAAACTGCTCAACGAGGCCGATTCTGCCATGTACAACGCCAAGCAGTTGGGCAGCGGCCGCTATTCCCTGCACAAGCAGGATCAAAGTACCAGACAGAGCAAACCCGCCGGCAGCTCCGGCAGTATGCTGCACACCAGCCTTTCCAGTACGAATAGACTTGGCGATAAGCAGAACTCCATGCGGGCGTGAGCAGGGGAGGTCTGTTTTTTTTCGCCTAATGCATGTTTCCGGTTAAGCTTTATTGGAATGAACCGTGTTCACTGCTGTGGCACGCCCTTTCATCAGCAGCAGGCATACCAGGGCAAACGCCATACTAACGGTTGCCGCATAGAACAGGACAGAATAATCCGTAAGATCAATCAGCAGCCCCAGCAGGGGAGGCGATGTAATGGCAGCAAGCGAGGAGACCAAATAATATATCCCGGTCCGCGTACC
This genomic window contains:
- a CDS encoding histidine phosphatase family protein — encoded protein: MTTIGLIRHGSTAWNKEGRIQGHTDNPLDEEGLRQAAAIAERLSGEQWDYIYSSDLLRAVQTAEVISKRLGIPIAGQVPGIREMNGGLIEGTTEDERVQRWGSGWKSMDMGLESDESGQQRGSRAIEEIAARHPGKRILIVSHGAILRSSLRKLVPGLDVGELLKNTSITHIVKDDSGWTCALYNCVSHMEAER
- a CDS encoding GGDEF domain-containing protein codes for the protein MEARNYILALSSVLIAALTVYSIFYLSPKFGGKSQKARAIRAVFMILVAGAGMGVMHLLGMQTLSEYAPDNESLFLPLTLYILTLAGMLYLFSRLHQFLAEREQLKELAYRDSLTGLLNKNGMDHFWDHCKPNEQLAVLFLDLNRFKAINDTLGHHVGDLLLRAVGTTLSQFSSKGKRHIFRIGGDEFVIIAKRCSRKDAEQLALQILEKTTRNYKLEKHELFVSASIGITMSHGRIDRQKLLNEADSAMYNAKQLGSGRYSLHKQDQSTRQSKPAGSSGSMLHTSLSSTNRLGDKQNSMRA